Proteins encoded by one window of Pseudomonas sp. LS44:
- a CDS encoding L,D-transpeptidase encodes MKALLIAICLLTASFLVSAMPLKAPTSAELRARLDTLKPGQFLWYPQVSPRGPVTVVVSLTEQRAYVYRNGIAIGVSTVSSGKPGRETPTGVFSILQKSVNHHSDLYNSAPMPYMQRLTWDGIALHAGNLPGYPASHGCVRLPKEFAKELFKTTGFSSTTVIVSDTHSAPVEVYHPGLLAPVVSDGKAQGTLVPSNQMYWNDPAPQAGPLSILISRADSRIYVFRGGQAIGSAPVVSQAPNQQRSGMAVFSLLAKPTTTGSDPVPTLHWSVVLESNPEYGQTPQTQLGGLSVNPVFLQQLHAAMDVGTTLVITDLASTQDTRSDTNFTVIASETDAPKEPPVKK; translated from the coding sequence ATGAAAGCCCTATTGATCGCCATCTGCCTGCTCACTGCCAGTTTTCTGGTCTCTGCCATGCCGCTCAAGGCGCCGACGTCGGCCGAGTTACGCGCTCGGCTGGATACACTCAAGCCCGGCCAGTTTCTCTGGTATCCGCAAGTCTCGCCACGTGGCCCGGTGACCGTGGTGGTCAGCCTCACCGAGCAGCGCGCCTATGTGTACCGTAACGGCATCGCCATCGGCGTCAGTACTGTGAGCAGTGGCAAACCTGGGCGGGAAACGCCGACCGGGGTCTTCAGCATTCTGCAGAAGAGCGTCAACCACCACTCCGACCTCTACAACAGCGCGCCGATGCCCTACATGCAGCGCCTCACCTGGGACGGCATCGCCCTGCACGCCGGTAATTTGCCCGGTTATCCGGCTTCACACGGTTGCGTGCGGCTGCCCAAGGAGTTTGCCAAGGAGCTCTTCAAAACCACCGGTTTCAGTTCGACCACAGTAATCGTTTCCGATACCCATAGTGCGCCGGTCGAGGTCTACCATCCCGGCTTGTTGGCGCCGGTAGTCAGCGATGGCAAAGCGCAGGGAACCTTGGTGCCGAGCAATCAGATGTACTGGAACGATCCCGCTCCACAGGCCGGTCCGCTGTCGATTTTGATCAGCCGTGCGGACTCGCGCATCTATGTGTTCCGCGGTGGCCAGGCGATTGGCTCGGCGCCTGTTGTATCGCAGGCCCCCAATCAGCAGCGCAGCGGCATGGCGGTGTTCTCGTTACTCGCCAAACCCACCACCACCGGCTCCGATCCGGTGCCAACCCTGCATTGGTCGGTGGTTCTGGAAAGCAATCCAGAGTATGGCCAGACCCCGCAGACGCAACTCGGCGGCCTCAGCGTCAATCCGGTTTTTCTCCAGCAGCTGCATGCCGCAATGGATGTCGGCACCACGCTGGTCATCACCGATTTGGCCTCTACCCAGGACACGCGCAGCGACACAAATTTCACGGTCATCGCCAGCGAGACTGATGCGCCGAAAGAACCACCGGTCAAAAAGTGA
- a CDS encoding pseudouridine synthase: MRLDRLLGNLPHGNRREARLALAAGRVRVDGASISDGRLEVREFSRIELDGEVIQAGKAARYFLLHKPAGVVSATEHPQHRTVLDLLDEPDKHELHLAGRLDLNTTGLLLITNDGLWSRRITLPQTKLAKVYYVETEQPIGAEYAEVFAAGLYFAYENLTTLPAGLETLGSHSARLTLYEGRYHQVKRMFGHFQNKVVRLHRERMGSLALGDLPEGAYRALSQTELDSL, from the coding sequence ATGCGCCTGGATCGCCTACTCGGCAACCTGCCCCATGGCAATCGCCGCGAAGCCCGCCTGGCCCTCGCGGCCGGACGGGTCCGAGTGGATGGCGCTTCGATCAGCGACGGTAGGCTGGAGGTCCGCGAATTCAGCCGCATCGAACTCGATGGCGAGGTCATCCAGGCTGGCAAAGCGGCGCGCTATTTTCTGCTGCATAAGCCTGCCGGCGTGGTCAGCGCTACCGAGCATCCGCAACACCGCACGGTGCTCGATCTGCTCGACGAGCCGGACAAGCATGAACTGCATCTGGCCGGCCGCCTGGATCTGAACACCACCGGACTGCTGCTGATCACCAACGATGGCCTCTGGTCACGGCGTATTACCCTGCCGCAGACCAAGCTGGCCAAGGTCTACTACGTCGAGACCGAACAACCGATCGGCGCCGAGTACGCCGAGGTCTTCGCCGCCGGTCTGTATTTCGCCTATGAAAACCTCACCACCTTGCCGGCCGGCCTGGAAACTCTCGGCAGCCACAGCGCGCGGCTGACTCTTTACGAAGGCCGCTACCATCAGGTCAAGCGTATGTTCGGGCATTTCCAGAACAAGGTCGTGCGCCTGCACCGTGAGCGCATGGGCAGTCTGGCACTCGGCGATCTGCCCGAAGGGGCTTACCGGGCACTAAGCCAAACGGAGCTCGATAGCCTTTAA
- a CDS encoding cysteine-rich CWC family protein: MNTVDPNRCPLCGQANSCTQADPARKGEDCWCFSTAIDPQALERIAPELRRRACLCPRCAQLLPAEPAN; this comes from the coding sequence ATGAACACCGTCGACCCAAACCGCTGCCCGCTGTGCGGCCAAGCCAATTCCTGCACCCAAGCTGACCCGGCACGTAAGGGCGAAGACTGCTGGTGCTTCAGCACGGCCATCGACCCGCAGGCGCTGGAACGTATTGCCCCCGAGCTGCGCCGACGTGCCTGCCTGTGTCCACGTTGCGCCCAACTGCTGCCAGCCGAGCCCGCGAACTAA
- a CDS encoding sensor domain-containing diguanylate cyclase: protein MLQRSLKHSRLTLLVLLFILLVCGFLATSLASYYASHDAIRNSIIYTELPLTSDTVYSEIQKDLIRPVLISSMMSRDTFVRDWVIGGEKDVGQLTRYLLEVQEHYGAFTSFFISEKTRTYYQAKGVLKQVSEDEPRDAWYFRVRDMQTPYEINFDPDMANQDRLTFFINYQVLDYSGNFIGATGVGLTVDEVVKLIDQYQLKYERSVYFVDTNGKLMLTGAQGGPFGARAGQMLQDIDGLNDLMDKLPKPQSGSFEYREHDNGHYLNVRYIPELDWYLFVDKHDRSALAGIRQSLYLNLLICLLITAVVLTLVGLMLRRHQRHIEALATTDVLTDLPNRRGFNLLAAQALQESQRERSPLSALMIDIDHFKALNDTHGHLAGDQVLKGFASELRDSLRKSDILCRWGGEEFVVLLKGTDSQAAYALAEKLRMQTTTSRYPFAGKELRIEISIGVAEQRADDSLHNLLMRADHAMYRAKQSGRNQVCVEPKGI from the coding sequence ATGCTACAGCGCTCGCTCAAACATTCCCGGCTTACGTTGCTCGTGCTGCTGTTTATCCTGCTGGTCTGCGGCTTCCTCGCCACCTCTCTGGCCAGCTACTACGCCTCGCACGACGCGATCCGCAACAGCATTATTTACACCGAATTGCCGCTAACCTCCGACACCGTTTACTCGGAGATCCAGAAGGACTTGATCCGCCCGGTTCTGATCTCCTCGATGATGAGTCGCGACACGTTCGTGCGTGATTGGGTGATAGGTGGCGAGAAGGACGTCGGCCAGCTGACCCGCTACCTGCTGGAAGTGCAGGAACACTACGGCGCCTTTACCAGCTTTTTCATTTCGGAAAAAACCAGGACCTACTACCAGGCCAAGGGCGTGCTCAAGCAGGTGAGCGAAGACGAGCCGCGCGATGCCTGGTACTTCCGCGTGCGCGATATGCAGACGCCGTACGAGATCAACTTCGATCCGGACATGGCCAACCAGGATCGCTTGACGTTCTTCATCAATTATCAGGTGCTCGATTACAGCGGCAACTTCATCGGCGCCACCGGCGTCGGCCTGACGGTCGACGAAGTGGTCAAGCTGATCGACCAGTACCAACTCAAGTACGAGCGCAGCGTGTATTTCGTCGATACTAACGGCAAGCTCATGCTCACTGGCGCGCAGGGCGGCCCGTTCGGTGCGCGTGCCGGCCAGATGTTGCAGGACATCGATGGCCTCAACGACTTGATGGACAAACTGCCCAAACCCCAGAGCGGCAGCTTCGAATACCGCGAACATGACAATGGCCACTACCTCAACGTGCGCTACATCCCCGAGCTGGATTGGTACCTGTTCGTCGACAAACACGACCGCAGTGCGCTGGCCGGGATTCGGCAGAGCCTTTATCTCAACTTGCTGATCTGCCTGCTGATCACTGCCGTAGTGTTGACGCTGGTCGGCCTGATGCTCCGCCGCCATCAGCGCCATATCGAAGCCCTGGCGACTACCGATGTGCTCACCGATCTGCCCAACCGGCGCGGCTTCAACCTGCTTGCCGCCCAGGCGTTGCAAGAAAGTCAGCGCGAGCGGAGCCCGCTGAGCGCGCTGATGATCGATATTGACCACTTCAAGGCGCTCAACGACACCCATGGCCATCTGGCAGGCGATCAGGTGCTCAAGGGTTTTGCCAGCGAATTACGCGACAGCTTGCGCAAATCGGACATCCTCTGCCGCTGGGGTGGCGAGGAATTCGTCGTGTTGCTCAAGGGTACCGACAGCCAGGCCGCCTATGCCTTGGCCGAGAAACTACGCATGCAAACCACCACCAGCCGTTATCCCTTCGCCGGCAAAGAGCTGCGCATCGAGATCAGCATCGGCGTGGCCGAGCAGCGCGCCGACGACAGCTTGCACAATCTGCTGATGCGCGCCGACCACGCGATGTACCGCGCCAAGCAATCCGGCCGCAATCAGGTCTGCGTCGAGCCCAAGGGCATCTGA
- a CDS encoding hybrid sensor histidine kinase/response regulator produces MSNSQEAWRRALLSQQLQGHRYLRFSPPLEAVYDEYRRQRLTNRNRRLLYAIAGPLFIGALIGLDFLSLPNEVALEILPLRLLGVLFMLLAAVYCHLRRDRPDSVELGYLLGYLTYGLTLVAIARVGAQHGVGFFVDGLLLLLMLAYMGWQLSFRQIIRASWALSILYVVFGLMPAGLDDSGFEFRITSLLCITIIGFFSVYRRDHGRRTTWLRFELLDIARKREEEDARRMRLLAAAGHDLRQPLNAMGLYAQHLQERAADDEVRDISQRLSASVKQLGHLLQSLLDYTSLSLPGVVQAQPQPVALQPLLQRLAAESEPLARKQGVMLSLIANDDLWTHSDPLLLERIVRNLLTNALRHAGAAQVWLRLEAQGERLRLEIGDDGRGFTVEQQRQAFDEFQQFAPSQPSVERGLGLGLAIVRQLAELLGHQLTLTSEPGKGAQFKLILQPCAALVTQAPVAVPAAARLEGRVLLVEDDAASREALSGLLTRWGCEVCACASLAEALERLPQVQPQLLISDYRLDGPENGLQVIELLRERAVEMLPAVLITADVGTNLADRCALAHVTLFGKPILPVRLLQTLAVLLGQRQVRAC; encoded by the coding sequence ATGTCGAACAGCCAGGAAGCTTGGCGCCGAGCGTTGCTGAGCCAACAGCTGCAGGGCCATCGTTATTTGCGTTTCAGTCCGCCACTGGAAGCGGTGTATGACGAATACCGCCGCCAGCGCTTGACCAACCGTAACCGGCGCCTGCTCTACGCGATAGCCGGGCCGCTGTTCATCGGCGCGCTGATCGGCCTGGACTTTCTCTCACTGCCCAACGAGGTGGCGCTGGAGATCTTGCCGCTGCGTCTGCTGGGAGTCTTGTTCATGTTGTTGGCCGCCGTCTATTGCCATCTGCGCAGGGATCGACCAGACAGTGTGGAGCTGGGCTATTTGCTCGGCTACCTGACCTATGGCCTGACGCTGGTGGCGATTGCCCGCGTGGGTGCCCAGCATGGCGTGGGGTTCTTCGTGGACGGCTTGCTGCTCTTGCTGATGCTGGCCTACATGGGGTGGCAATTGTCGTTCCGCCAGATCATTCGCGCGTCCTGGGCATTGAGCATCCTGTATGTGGTGTTCGGTTTGATGCCTGCGGGATTGGACGATAGCGGGTTTGAATTCCGGATCACCTCCTTGCTGTGCATCACCATCATCGGTTTTTTCAGTGTCTATCGGCGCGATCATGGCCGACGTACCACCTGGCTGCGCTTCGAGTTGCTCGATATCGCTCGCAAGCGCGAGGAGGAAGATGCACGGCGCATGCGCTTGCTGGCAGCTGCCGGCCATGACCTGCGTCAGCCGCTGAACGCCATGGGGCTGTATGCCCAGCACCTGCAGGAGCGCGCCGCCGATGACGAGGTGCGCGATATCAGTCAGCGTCTGTCGGCCTCGGTCAAGCAGCTCGGTCATCTGCTGCAATCGCTGCTCGATTACACCAGTCTGAGTCTGCCCGGCGTGGTGCAGGCCCAGCCGCAACCGGTGGCCTTGCAGCCGTTGCTCCAGCGTCTCGCCGCCGAGTCCGAGCCCCTGGCACGCAAGCAAGGCGTAATGCTGAGCCTGATAGCTAACGATGACCTGTGGACGCACAGCGATCCCCTGCTGCTCGAACGCATCGTCCGCAATTTGCTTACCAATGCCCTGCGACATGCCGGCGCCGCCCAAGTCTGGCTACGGCTGGAGGCTCAGGGTGAGCGCTTGCGCCTTGAGATTGGCGATGATGGCCGTGGATTTACCGTGGAGCAGCAGCGGCAAGCCTTCGACGAATTTCAGCAATTCGCACCGTCGCAACCCAGCGTCGAGCGCGGTCTGGGACTTGGTCTGGCTATCGTCCGACAACTGGCCGAACTGCTCGGTCACCAGCTGACATTGACCTCGGAGCCGGGCAAGGGCGCGCAGTTCAAGCTGATCCTGCAGCCCTGTGCGGCGCTGGTTACCCAGGCGCCCGTGGCCGTGCCGGCCGCCGCGAGACTCGAAGGTCGCGTGCTATTGGTCGAGGATGATGCGGCCAGCCGCGAGGCGTTGAGTGGGTTGCTGACGCGCTGGGGCTGTGAGGTGTGCGCGTGTGCGTCGCTGGCCGAGGCGCTCGAGCGCTTGCCACAGGTGCAGCCACAACTGTTGATCAGCGATTACCGGCTGGATGGTCCAGAGAATGGCTTGCAGGTTATCGAGTTACTGCGTGAGCGGGCCGTAGAGATGTTGCCCGCTGTGCTGATCACTGCCGATGTCGGCACCAATCTGGCCGATCGTTGCGCCTTGGCGCATGTCACTTTGTTCGGCAAACCGATTTTGCCGGTGCGTTTGCTGCAGACCTTGGCCGTACTCCTGGGCCAACGGCAGGTTAGGGCCTGTTAA
- a CDS encoding response regulator transcription factor: MTALFTDIPEHLSLLLVDDHSLLLDGLSLVLNPLSPGLQIHKARSAEEARQLVGTQDFDLILLDLRLPDGSGLDLLRNWQQEGLLTPVAILSASDSNHDAQAAYAAGARGFISKNCDADELRQSVSRVLLGETLPSTTRPASCHLTQRQLDILFLLVEGLPNKLISRRLHISQDTVKFHLKVLFQELGVSNRTACVNAARQLGLF, encoded by the coding sequence ATGACCGCGCTTTTCACCGATATCCCCGAGCACCTTTCCCTCCTCCTGGTAGACGATCACAGTCTGCTGCTGGACGGTTTGAGCCTGGTACTCAACCCCCTCAGTCCGGGCTTGCAGATCCATAAGGCACGTAGCGCGGAGGAAGCCCGGCAACTGGTCGGCACACAGGATTTCGATTTGATCCTTCTCGACCTGCGCCTGCCGGATGGGTCGGGGCTGGACCTACTGCGCAATTGGCAACAGGAGGGTCTGCTGACCCCGGTCGCAATCCTCAGCGCCAGCGACTCGAACCATGACGCCCAAGCCGCTTATGCGGCCGGCGCGCGGGGGTTTATCTCGAAGAATTGCGATGCTGACGAATTGCGCCAATCGGTTAGCCGTGTGCTGCTCGGCGAAACGCTGCCAAGTACGACAAGACCGGCTAGCTGTCACCTGACCCAACGCCAGCTGGATATCCTTTTCCTGCTGGTCGAAGGGCTACCGAACAAGCTGATCAGCCGGCGCCTGCACATCAGCCAGGACACCGTGAAATTCCACCTCAAGGTGTTGTTTCAAGAGCTGGGCGTCAGTAACCGCACCGCCTGCGTCAATGCGGCACGGCAGCTGGGCCTGTTTTAG
- the atzF gene encoding allophanate hydrolase codes for MQHQFDLRLDALKAAYREGQTTPRQLITALREQAAALNPDYHLFIHLLSVAELEPYLTALDSQSPDSLPLYGVPFAIKDNIDLAGVPTTAACPAFTYTPDSSATLVAQLIALGAVPLGKTNLDQFATGLNGTRSPYGACPNSVLPEYPSGGSSSGSSLAVALGVASFALGTDTAGSGRVPAALNNLVGLKATKGLISTTGLVPACRTLDCITYFTATAREASQLLALTAKRDPRDAYSRANPLWNDASAFGAPRPGFRFGVPEQLEFLGCAESPALFAASIEQLKALGGEAVEIDFAPFLEAACLLYEGPWVAERYSLAGALIEQQPDAVLPVIRAVLEKAPGVSGVDTFRALYRLQALKASCDDILKGLDCVLTPAYPRPVTLAELAAEPVKRNSDLGYYTNFMNMLDYAAVAVPAGFMANGLPWGVTLFGRAFTDQYLLGLADALQRHTGLPLSGVRALQLAAPTTAARSDMARLVVCGAHLNGLPLNWQLKQRGGRLIEATHSSADYQLYALAGGPPLRPGMVRVAEGGAAIEVEVWELPSSELGSFLTGIPAPLGLGKVQLADGRWETGFICEPYGLEGAVNITHLSGWRTYLARHH; via the coding sequence ATGCAACACCAATTCGATCTACGCCTGGACGCCCTGAAAGCCGCCTACCGCGAAGGCCAAACCACCCCGCGCCAGCTGATCACCGCGCTGCGCGAGCAGGCCGCCGCGCTCAACCCGGACTATCACCTGTTTATCCACCTGCTCAGCGTCGCGGAGTTGGAGCCTTACCTGACCGCCCTCGACAGCCAGAGCCCGGACAGCCTGCCGCTGTACGGCGTGCCGTTCGCCATCAAGGACAATATCGACCTGGCCGGCGTGCCGACCACGGCCGCCTGCCCGGCCTTCACCTACACCCCGGACAGCAGCGCCACCCTGGTCGCCCAGTTGATCGCTCTCGGCGCCGTGCCGCTGGGCAAGACCAACCTCGACCAGTTCGCCACCGGCCTCAACGGCACCCGCTCGCCCTACGGCGCCTGCCCGAACTCGGTGCTGCCGGAATATCCGTCCGGCGGCTCCAGCTCCGGTTCGTCGCTGGCGGTGGCGCTCGGCGTCGCCAGTTTCGCTCTGGGCACCGACACCGCCGGCTCCGGCCGCGTGCCGGCGGCGCTGAACAACCTGGTCGGTCTGAAAGCCACCAAGGGGCTGATATCCACCACCGGGCTGGTGCCGGCCTGCCGCACCCTCGATTGCATCACCTACTTCACCGCCACCGCGCGCGAGGCCAGCCAGCTGCTGGCGTTGACCGCCAAGCGTGACCCGCGCGACGCATACAGCCGCGCCAACCCGCTGTGGAACGACGCCAGCGCCTTCGGCGCGCCACGCCCCGGTTTCCGTTTCGGCGTGCCCGAGCAGCTGGAGTTCCTCGGCTGCGCGGAAAGCCCGGCGCTGTTCGCCGCAAGCATCGAGCAGCTCAAGGCGCTCGGCGGCGAGGCGGTGGAAATTGATTTCGCGCCCTTCCTCGAAGCCGCGTGCCTGCTCTACGAAGGCCCCTGGGTGGCCGAGCGCTACAGCCTCGCCGGCGCGCTGATCGAACAGCAGCCCGACGCCGTGCTGCCAGTGATCCGCGCCGTGCTGGAGAAGGCGCCGGGCGTCAGCGGCGTCGACACCTTCCGCGCCCTGTACCGCCTGCAGGCGCTCAAGGCGAGCTGTGACGACATCCTCAAGGGCCTCGACTGCGTGCTCACCCCGGCCTACCCGCGCCCGGTGACCCTGGCCGAGCTGGCCGCCGAACCGGTCAAGCGCAACTCCGACCTCGGCTACTACACCAACTTCATGAACATGCTCGACTACGCCGCCGTCGCCGTGCCGGCGGGCTTTATGGCCAACGGCCTGCCCTGGGGCGTGACCCTGTTCGGCCGCGCCTTCACCGACCAGTACCTGCTCGGCCTGGCCGATGCGCTGCAGCGTCACACCGGCCTGCCGCTCAGCGGCGTGCGCGCCCTGCAACTCGCCGCTCCGACGACTGCCGCGCGCAGCGACATGGCCCGGCTGGTGGTCTGTGGCGCGCACCTCAACGGCCTGCCGCTCAACTGGCAGCTCAAGCAGCGCGGCGGACGTCTGATCGAGGCGACGCACAGCTCGGCGGACTACCAGCTGTACGCCCTGGCCGGCGGCCCGCCGTTGCGTCCCGGCATGGTTCGCGTGGCGGAAGGCGGCGCGGCCATCGAGGTGGAAGTCTGGGAGCTGCCGAGCAGCGAACTCGGCTCGTTCCTCACCGGCATCCCGGCACCGCTGGGCCTCGGCAAGGTGCAGTTGGCCGACGGCCGCTGGGAAACCGGCTTCATTTGCGAGCCGTATGGGCTGGAAGGAGCAGTGAATATTACCCATCTGAGTGGTTGGCGAACCTATCTCGCCCGGCACCATTAA